Within the Nicotiana tabacum cultivar K326 chromosome 11, ASM71507v2, whole genome shotgun sequence genome, the region tttgaccggtgtGCTACGCACattgagacaaactttgtggtggagatttggagatgtGACCTGTTGACggctatgtgaagaaggtggatcaagtttattttgtcagaaaattccgGCCAGAATTGTTAGATatttgccataattttcttaccatatttggttttcctatttgtCGAAGGAAAGgacaatataattaccttaattgggttttcctttttgtaaaaggaaattataattctcctatacttggctagtcctttttcttgtaggaaaaggtttggacttctataaattgaggatccttcatTCTCATTCagcagcatccacaatgtagccataggggGCTTTAGAGTCGTGTTTAGGAGGAGagctttacgggacaagtgttagtgagTCACTTGTATTttcctcttcgtgaggttgttctctcgatattttgtactctctttttatatagtggattgctcatctccgttgtggacgtaggtcagttgaccgaaccacgttaaatatttgtgtctcttttggtatatttctttttattgtaTAATTTATCGTCGTTCAAAATTTACtttgctagcttccgcatgacacctgatttttttGGTCCTAACATGTGACTGATCAAGGCCGTGTAGCAGATTAAACTATGTGTATTATTCTGGCAAAAGCAAATGGCTGCATCTGCTTTATGTTTCACGGGCTCTACAAATGATTATTTCAATAACAAATAGATCTGCACCGgcctatttttggatttttggagtcTCAGCCGACACCTCAATTAAAAAAAGCACATGAAGCACGTGGATTTTATTTTTTGGAGGGGGGTGGGGGTATGTTCAGTTGGTCAAAGACAATGCACCTTCTAATTTTATGGCGAGGGGATGATGTAGTAAAGAATTACGGGTTCATTTGAATTTAGTAGCTTCAACTCGAATTATATATgttaaagaattttattaaaaatttacgAATAGTAGTATTCAGGCtcattaagggtgtgtttggtaccggaaaatatttttcaattttctcgtGTTTTGTTGACTTAAGTGTTTTGTAAAACATTTTCCAaatgaactcattttccttcaattggatgaaaatattttcccgaaaaatattttctaaaactctttctcaaccttccccaccctattGCCTATCCCCACCCCACACCCCCACACCCACCCAAACCCCACCCACACCCACAcccaacccccccccccaccccaacCCCACTTACCCCACCCCACTCCCCCCTCCCCACccccaccctaaataaaaatattattattaatacttttttttcatgttatagatagttttttttcatttcaacaaatgagttttttttatgatataaaaaagtatttttttttcattttaaccaaaaaaaaaaagaattcttttCACTCAGAAAAGTacatttcaacaaaaaagtattttcttttcatgatgtaaataaagtatcttttttcatttcaacaaaataagtattcttttcatgatgtagaaaaagtattttcttttatttcaataaatgagtactttattttcatgttgtagaaagaatattttctttttcaaccaaaaaaagagtATTATCTTTTTAGTTATGAAGCACAAATTTTAACATTATTTTTGCATAAAAGCAACACATTAGTTAATTACTTTggatttgtgtgaatttttagaagaataattaaattcttgaagaaaaaatAGAGTCATGAAAATGTTGGGTATTTAGGGGAGGGAAGGGAGAGAGCACAGGAAACATAGGGACTTGGGGGAAggggtgaggagagtagcataaaaaattatttttgctcTCTAActaaacactagaaaatattttccagaaaaagTTTTTCCCTCGCCAACTAAACCagggaaaataaataataaaaccactcatttttcatgaaaaacaTTTTTCTTCGTATCAAACACACCCTAAATTAAATGGTTTTGTTGTCCAATTCCAAACTCGAACCAATAATGTTTATATTCTAGATCCTCTCTGTTAAGAGCTTTCAAAGTGCTTTGCACATTAAAGATTATGTTAAGGAGACAAAATCTTATCCTTTTGAAAGAGACACCTTAATTTGCAGTAAAGTCATTGCGCTTtccttaaaaaaaaacaaaaaaaacagaagtaaatttttttttgagGGGGTTTGTGTGGGGGTAACTAAGTAAATTTCTAGATAAGTAAAATTGGAACAACTAAGTAAATTTCTAAATAAATTGGATTGAAATCCCtttgttttgggtgagtttcatgGGTTGTATTTAAGCTGCTTAATGGGTCAAAATGAgctataaaaaataatgaattaaCTTAGACTTAACCCAAATAGACCCATGAGATAAAATGTTTGTAGCCCAACCCATTAATCTCTGAACAGATTGGGCGAGTTAGGATGGATTTGGACTAAATTGCCACCACCACTTTTACTTAAGACATCGTACTTCTTAAACATATAATAATTCCAAATCAATAAAGTCTAGACGGAACAAACTGGTTATATGCTTAGTCAATGTAAGCTAGTCAACTTTAACCTTGGCCCAAAATAAGTTGATTAATTTGAAAACATTGGTAAGATCAGGATTAAATAAAAGTCGCTAAGACTTGAATATATCACAAATATCTAATGAAAGAAAAGCGACCAGAAGATCAACTTAAAACAGAAAATTATATCAGCGCAAACATCTTGACAAAAACTTTTCTCGCTAAACATCCTGGCAGTTACAAACTTAATCTTGAATTTTGGACGCAGATTTCGGCTGCAAAAGTCGCATTTGCAATGACAGAAACTTCTCTATGCTACTAGAGTACTGGCTGTGGTAGATTCACTGCAAGGCACACGAATAAAAGACATTAATAAtgcatttttacaaaaaaaagaaAGGCAACCGGATCATTCAAGGCACCAATTAAACATGGAAACGTTACATGAAATTGAAACTAACTTCACATAAACCAATTCGATCAACCAGAGAGATGAAAGTAAACCGGCAAAATGTTTACCTCAGACGACATGAGACAACGTAATTTCATTTTGGCATACAGATTGAGattgtcttttttattttttaagtgcAGATCAAGACTTGTCTTAGTGTCTTACAAACACAAATATTGCTCAAGTAGTACAATGAGAAAGTGTAGAGGCAGATCCAAAGAACCAATTATGACGAGACTTGTCTAACAAAAGATCATGACCCATGATTCTATCTATCAGTTAACTAAACATAACAGTATACATCAGATGAACCTTTAAAAGTTATAAGCAGCACAGTGATGTGGGTGTCGGACAAGAAACATAAAAATGTTGAAAACCTCATTCATACCCTTTCCATAATATTTGGATAGAGTACAAAAGAGGAACCAACCCCACAGGGATAATATCACGATGATATAAACATAACGCTAAACTGCAAGCGATACAACAACTTGTGTCTGAAACAAAAAATTGGCCAGGAGAGCAAAACATTCAAATTTTTCCATGGAATCTCCAGCTAGAAGgtaaatccaaaattaaattccaGAGAAAACCAAGCATAACACACTGGTGGAGCTACAGAAAAGGTCTCTAAATAAAATTCATCTCCCAACTACATTCCCAAAGACAATCACAACACATGCTTAGGTAAAAAGTTATAACCTATTAGAATTTCCACAATCACTTGCATTGAACACATTATGATTGCAAAATCAAGATTAGACTGATTACTATGGAGACTCAGAAGCACAATAATAGAGTCATATATATGAGAGTGGACTTACTACTTCCATACTGGTGGAagcttctttgttttcttatagTAACGAGCAAGTCGGTGAATCCTGCTCTCAACAAGAATCAACCTAAACTTGGAATCCTTGTCTTTCCTGTTTCTCTCAAGATGCTTCCGGATTGCAACAGCTTTCTTGATAAGGTGATAGAGATCCTCGGGAATCTCAGGAGCCAGACCTAGAATACAAAAAACCATAGGTTAATCAACCATTTCCTTTCGATAAGTCTTATGAAGTATCAACTTAGTCGCCAAACATGCCAAATAAGTACCATGAGCCTTCAAAATTCTGAGAATCTTGCTACCAGTTACACTCTTCACCTGAGCAATACCATGAGAATCACGAAGAATAACACCAATTTGAGATGGTGTCAAACCCTTTTTGGCAAACTTGCATATATTATCCTCAACCTGAAACACAAGAAAGTACATCTCTTATGTTC harbors:
- the LOC107797659 gene encoding small ribosomal subunit protein uS15, with translation MGRMHSRGKGISASALPYKRTPPSWLKISAPDVEDNICKFAKKGLTPSQIGVILRDSHGIAQVKSVTGSKILRILKAHGLAPEIPEDLYHLIKKAVAIRKHLERNRKDKDSKFRLILVESRIHRLARYYKKTKKLPPVWKYESTTASTLVA